A genomic segment from Phragmites australis chromosome 6, lpPhrAust1.1, whole genome shotgun sequence encodes:
- the LOC133920770 gene encoding LOW QUALITY PROTEIN: uncharacterized protein At4g04980-like (The sequence of the model RefSeq protein was modified relative to this genomic sequence to represent the inferred CDS: deleted 1 base in 1 codon; substituted 1 base at 1 genomic stop codon), whose product MRWTKGRGPTNVPPPPSLVQGGPPPPTPAQVSPAQTPAPPPGNISAALRAKKAASKLKRSTQMGASTDICVTGWTALVARKEERDSTEEARSPVGSKSDAGQGMADALAEMTKRSAYFRRIEEDAENHAATILELKDAVGSFRASKDDMSELVRFHQHVKQLLVCLTDESQVLARFEGFPSKNLETLRMAAAPYSKLDAVVATLKGXKLAAPVSQQMDRVEGYFNKIKDDVDMIERNKDEEMKRFQSHNIHFDFGVLVQIKESMVDLSSSGMEMALKENQDAKEASVQSSTQATGLSRMFQLAFRVYNFAGGQNDRADRLTSILAHEIERIPSNKLINLFPCTCSMYIFSPFVLCVYAREMKFPGLKFSLR is encoded by the exons ATGCGCTGGACAAAAGGTAGAGGACCAACAAATGTACCGCCACCGCCGTCTCTAGTACAAGGAGGACCGCCTCCACCGACGCCTGCCCAGGTTTCGCCGGCGCAGACGCCGGCGCCCCCTCCTGGAAACATCTCGGCAGCGTTGCGTGCCAAAAAGGCCGCGAGCAAACTGAAACGATCGACGCAGATGGGCGCCTCTACAGACATCTGCGTGACAGGGTGGACGGCTCTGGTTGCACGCAAGGAGGAAAGAGACAGCACGGAAGAAGCCCGGTCGCCGGTCGGGTCCAAGAGCGACGCGGGCCAGGGCATGGCCGACGCATTGGCCGAGATGACCAAGAG ATCGGCGTACTTCCGGCGAATCGAAGAGGACGCGGAAAACCACGCGGCAACAATCCTGGAACTGAAAGACGCCGTTGGCTCGTTC CGCGCGTCCAAGGACGACATGTCTGAGCTAGTGAGGTTCCATCAGCACGTCAAGCAGCTACTCGTGTGCCTGACCGACGAGTCACAG GTTTTGGCCAGGTTCGAGGGCTTCCCTTCCAAGAACCTAGAGACTTTGAGGATGGCGGCCGCGCCATACTCAAAGCTGGACGCTGTCGTCGCCACGCTCAAGGGCTAGAAGCTTGCCGCCCCCGTCTCGCAGCAGATGGACAGAGTCGAGGGCTATTTCAACAAG ATTAAAGACGACGTGGACATGATAGAGCGGAACAAAGACGAGGAGATGAAGAGGTTCCAATCTCACAACATCCACTTCGACTTCGGCGTGCTGGTCCAGATCAAGGAGAGCATGGTGGACTTGTCATCCAGCGGCATGGAGATGGCTCTCAAG GAGAACCAAGATGCTAAGGAGGCGAGTGTACAGTCAAGTACCCAAGCCACAGGCCTGTCGAGGATGTTTCAGCTGGCCTTCCGGGTGTACAATTTTGCCGGAGGCCAGAATGACCGGGCAGATAGGTTGACGAGCATCCTAGCGCACGAGATCGAGCGCATCCCCTCTAATAAACTCATCAATCTTTTCCCGTGTACGTGCTCTATGTACATATTCTCTCCCTTTGTACTGTGCGTGTACGCAAGG GAGATGAAATTTCCAGGATTAAAGTTCAGCCTGCGGTGA
- the LOC133920981 gene encoding transcription factor PHYTOCHROME INTERACTING FACTOR-LIKE 15-like isoform X1, whose protein sequence is MTDGRDQLQQLDLIMRHQSMANICESEHALGSSESEPARPARPRGKRSRAAEVHNLSEKRRRSRINEKMKALQNLIPNSSKTDKASMLDDAIEYLKQLQLQVQMLSMRNGLYLPPANLSGAPEPLAPSEMCATQLQSGVKASNSGVVLLPANQISAAHHSFDPPNHDQRQNKPLFLPSVPNATTVEPQFLQESSQSNLQSSQSTLPPEMIFQQDMMLNHRLTSAQETPSVPGYKVKSVRQETSIVNADHFDRISLRKEQSQDMPKNTESVLSMPYLHCLQSGDREAGLRAGSKLLP, encoded by the exons ATGACGGATGGGCGCGATCAGCTGCAGCAGCTGGATTTGATCATGCGCCACCAGAGCATGGCTAACATCTGCGAGAGCGAG CATGCGCTGGGgtcatcggagtcggagcccGCAAGGCCGGCGCGGCCGCGCGGCAAGAGGAGCCGCGCCGCCGAGGTGCACAACCTGTCGGAGAAG aggaggaggagcaggatcAACGAGAAGATGAAGGCGCTGCAGAACCTCATACCCAACTCTAGCAAG ACGGACAAGGCCTCCATGCTTGATGATGCCATTGAATACCTGAAGCAGCTTCAGCTCCAAGTGCAG ATGTTGTCTATGAGGAATGGCCTCTATCTGCCCCCAGCGAACTTATCTGGAGCACCTGAGCCTCTGGCACCTTCAGAAATGTGTGCCACACAACTTCAAAGTGGTGTCAAGGCATCAAATTCTGGGGTTGTTCTGCTGCCGGCGAACCAAATTTCTGCAGCTCATCATTCATTTGATCCACCAAATCATGACCAAAGGCAAAATAAACCACTTTTCTTACCAAGTGTTCCTAATGCAACCACTGTAGAGCCTCAGTTTCTTCAAGAGTCATCACAGTCCAACCTTCAATCCTCTCAGTCGACTTTACCCCCTGAG ATGATCTTCCAGCAGGATATGATGTTAAACCATCGCCTAACTTCAGCTCAAGAAACCCCATCTGTGCCAG GGTATAAGGTGAAGTCTGTTAGACAGGAAACGTCCATAGTGAATGCTGATCATTTTGATAGAATATCGCTCAGGAAAGAACAATCACAAGACATGCCAAAAAACACTGAAAGTGTACTATCTATGCCGTACTTGCATTG CTTGCAAAGTGGTGACCGTGAAGCAGGCCTGAGGGCAGGATCAAAGTTACTTCCATGA
- the LOC133920981 gene encoding transcription factor PHYTOCHROME INTERACTING FACTOR-LIKE 15-like isoform X2, producing the protein MRWGHRSRSPQGRRGRAARGAAPPRCTTCRRRWRRRSRINEKMKALQNLIPNSSKTDKASMLDDAIEYLKQLQLQVQMLSMRNGLYLPPANLSGAPEPLAPSEMCATQLQSGVKASNSGVVLLPANQISAAHHSFDPPNHDQRQNKPLFLPSVPNATTVEPQFLQESSQSNLQSSQSTLPPEMIFQQDMMLNHRLTSAQETPSVPGYKVKSVRQETSIVNADHFDRISLRKEQSQDMPKNTESVLSMPYLHCLQSGDREAGLRAGSKLLP; encoded by the exons ATGCGCTGGGgtcatcggagtcggagcccGCAAGGCCGGCGCGGCCGCGCGGCAAGAGGAGCCGCGCCGCCGAGGTGCACAACCTGTCGGAGAAGGTGG aggaggaggagcaggatcAACGAGAAGATGAAGGCGCTGCAGAACCTCATACCCAACTCTAGCAAG ACGGACAAGGCCTCCATGCTTGATGATGCCATTGAATACCTGAAGCAGCTTCAGCTCCAAGTGCAG ATGTTGTCTATGAGGAATGGCCTCTATCTGCCCCCAGCGAACTTATCTGGAGCACCTGAGCCTCTGGCACCTTCAGAAATGTGTGCCACACAACTTCAAAGTGGTGTCAAGGCATCAAATTCTGGGGTTGTTCTGCTGCCGGCGAACCAAATTTCTGCAGCTCATCATTCATTTGATCCACCAAATCATGACCAAAGGCAAAATAAACCACTTTTCTTACCAAGTGTTCCTAATGCAACCACTGTAGAGCCTCAGTTTCTTCAAGAGTCATCACAGTCCAACCTTCAATCCTCTCAGTCGACTTTACCCCCTGAG ATGATCTTCCAGCAGGATATGATGTTAAACCATCGCCTAACTTCAGCTCAAGAAACCCCATCTGTGCCAG GGTATAAGGTGAAGTCTGTTAGACAGGAAACGTCCATAGTGAATGCTGATCATTTTGATAGAATATCGCTCAGGAAAGAACAATCACAAGACATGCCAAAAAACACTGAAAGTGTACTATCTATGCCGTACTTGCATTG CTTGCAAAGTGGTGACCGTGAAGCAGGCCTGAGGGCAGGATCAAAGTTACTTCCATGA
- the LOC133920982 gene encoding LOW QUALITY PROTEIN: caffeoyl-CoA O-methyltransferase 5-like (The sequence of the model RefSeq protein was modified relative to this genomic sequence to represent the inferred CDS: inserted 1 base in 1 codon; substituted 1 base at 1 genomic stop codon): MATSNSDSTTTATRCNGAGGGEHQEVGHNSLLQSDALYQHILETSVYPREPECMRELRKITAEHPWCVAAAMCRPSARVDRTDGSGXRGXFLRNLPFSCRNMLMTSADEGQFLGMLLKLIGAKRTMEIGVYTGYSLLATALAIPEDATILALDINRENYELGLPYIKKAGVAHKIDFREGPALPVLDLILQDEKNLGSFDFVLVDADKDNYHERLMKLVRLGGLVGYDNTLWNGSVVLPADGPMRKYIRRYRDFVLQLNRALADDDRVEICQLPVGDGITICRRVK; this comes from the exons ATGGCCACCAGCAACAGCGactcgacgacgacggcgacgcgTTGCAATGGCGCCGGCGGTGGGGAACACCAGGAGGTCGGGCACAACAGCCTCCTGCAGAGCGACGCGCTCTACCAG CACATCTTGGAGACGAGCGTGTACCCGCGCGAGCCTGAGTGCATGAGGGAGCTCCGCAAGATCACCGCCGAGCACCCGTGGTGCGTGGCTGCCGCAATGTGCCGCCCGAGCGCGCGTGTGGACAGGACCGATGGTTCTG TCCGCGGCTGATTTCTGCGAAATCTTCCGTTTTCTTGCAGGAACATGTTGATGACGTCGGCGGACGAGGGGCAGTTCCTGGGCATGCTGCTCAAGCTCATCGGCGCCAAGAGGACCATGGAGATCGGCGTGTACACAGGCTACTCCCTCCTCGCCACCGCGCTCGCCATCCCCGAGGACGCCACG ATCCTGGCCTTGGACATCAACCGGGAGAACTATGAGCTGGGCCTGCCCTACATCAAGAAGGCCGGCGTCGCGCACAAGATCGACTTCCGCGAGGGCCCCGCGCTCCCCGTCCTCGACCTCATCCTCCAAGAC GAGAAGAACCTGGGTTCGTTCGACTTCGTGCTCGTGGACGCGGACAAGGACAACTACCACGAGCGGCTGATGAAGCTGGTCAGGCTGGGGGGCCTTGTCGGCTACGACAACACGCTCTGGAACGGCTCCGTCGTGCTCCCCGCCGACGGGCCCATGCGCAAGTACATCCGCCGCTACCGCGACTTCGTGCTCCAGCTTAACAGGGCGctcgccgacgacgaccgtGTCGAGATCTGCCAGCTCCCCGTCGGCGACGGCATCACGATCTGCCGACGCGTCAAGTGA
- the LOC133920983 gene encoding proliferating cell nuclear antigen, whose product MLELRLVQGSLLKKVLEAIRDLVTEANFDCSGTGFSLQAMDSSHVALVALLLRAEGFEHYRCDRNLSMGMNLNNMAKMLRCAGNDDIITIKADDGSDTVTFMFESPKQDKIADFEMKLMDIDSEHLGIPDSEYQAIVRMPSAEFMRICKDLSSIGDTVIISVTKEGVKFSTSGDIGSANIVCRQNQTVDKPEEATIIEMQEPVSLTFALRYMNSFTKASTLADQVTISLSSELPVVVEYKIAEMGYIRFYLAPKIEEDEDMKP is encoded by the exons ATGTTGGAGCTGCGGCTGGTGCAGGGGAGCCTCCTCAAGAAGGTCCTCGAAGCGATCCGCGACCTGGTAACCGAAGCCAACTTCGACTGCTCCGGGACGGGGTTCTCGCTTCAGGCCATGGACTCCAGCCACGTCGCGCTCGTGGCGCTGCTCCTCCGCGCCGAGGGCTTCGAGCACTACCGCTGCGACCGCAACCTCTCCATGGGCATGAACCTCAACAACATGGCCAAGATGCTCCGCTGCGCCGGCAACGATGACATCATCACAATCAAGGCCGATGACGGATCCGACACCGTCACCTTCATGTTCGAGTCGCCCA AACAAGATAAGATTGCGGATTTCGAGATGAAGCTGATGGACATCGACAGCGAGCACCTCGGTATCCCGGATTCCGAGTACCAGGCCATCGTCCGCATGCCGTCTGCTGAGTTCATGAGGATCTGCAAGGACCTCAGCAGCATCGGGGACACTG TTATCATCTCGGTGACTAAGGAGGGCGTCAAATTCTCGACGTCTGGAGATATTGGGAGTGCAAACATTGTCTGCAGGCAGAACCAAACCGTTGACAAG CCAGAAGAAGCTACCATTATAGAGATGCAAGAACCGGTTTCTCTGACCTTTGCTCTGAGGTACATGAACTCCTTCACCAAGGCATCTACGCTGGCGGATCAAGTGACTATTAGCCTTTCATCTGAGCTACCAGTGGTGGTTGAGTACAAGATTGCAGAGATGGGTTACATTCGATTTTATCTGGCGCCAAAGATCGAAGAAGATGAGGACATGAAGCCCTGA
- the LOC133920984 gene encoding auxin-responsive protein IAA9-like, which yields MELELGLAPPNARLIKHHDELSGSSDSTRGKRGFTEAFHETTATLPLFDDGSCRRKKSLVGWPPVRSARSRDCGGANYVKVKKEGDAIGRKVGLSLHASYDELLATLARMFPATSFQSDEKEISNSTSLVVTYEDGEGDWMLVGDVPWDDFARSVKRLKILG from the exons ATGGAGCTGGAGCTTGGGCTGGCGCCACCGAACGCACGTCTGATCAAACACCACGACGAGCTCAGCGGTTCGTCGGATTCCACCCGCGGGAAGAGAGGATTCACTGAAGCGTTCCACGAAACGACTGCTACGCTGCCGCTTTTCGACGACGGCTCGTGCAGGAGGAAGAAGTCACTGGTCGGGTGGCCGCCGGTGCGCTCCGCACGCAGCAGGGATTGCGGCGGCGCCAACTACGTGAAGGTGAAGAAGGAAGGGGATGCCATCGGCAGGAAGGTGGGCTTGTCTCTCCACGCCTCCTACGACGAGCTCCTCGCCACGCTTGCCCGCATGTTCCCCGCTACCAGCTTCCAATCAG ATGAGAAGGAAATCAGCAACTCCACCAGCCTTGTGGTTACCTATGAGGATGGTGAAGGGGACTGGATGCTGGTTGGAGATGTGCCATGGGA TGATTTTGCACGATCTGTCAAACGTCTGAAGATACTGGGGTGA